The region CAGGTGATCGTGTGATTTATCGCAACAAATCGCTGTATATCAAGCCCGCTTGTCAGCCAACGGATGATGTTTGCCCTGAGTTTGAACAAGTTGTGCAAGATTTTGAAGCCAAAGGTGAATATATTGATAGCGGCTTTGAGTTAACACGTTATACCTCAAATATGCCAAATAAAACCCATGAGATTTTAGTGAACGACAACACCTTACCGCGAACTGCTCACTACTTTAACCAAGCAGGTACACAACGCGATGAATTCGTTGTGCCAGCTGGCCAATATTTTGTCATGGGCGACAATCGCGATAACAGCTTAGACGGCCGTTTCTGGGGATTTGTGCCGGAAGCTAATATGGTCGGTGAAGCGGTTGCGATTTGGATGAGCTTTGGCTTTGAACGTGGCGAAGACAGCTGGGTGCCTGAGTGGATGCCAAGCTGGTTCCCGTCATCTGTGCGCTTCTCTCGTATAGGTGGTATTGAGTAGTGATCAGGAATACCCCAGAAGCACTAGCCCGATTAAGTAAACGCTTAGGCTATCGCTTCACAGAGCAAAAACTTTTACTACAAGCCTTAACACACCGCAGTGCCAAAGGCTTACACAATGAGCGCTTAGAATTTTTGGGCGACTCTATTCTTGGTTTTATTATTGCTGAGCAGTTGTACCAGCAATTCCCGAAAGAAAGTGAAGGCGAGCTGACTCGCATGCGCTCAAGCTTAGTGCGTGGTGTAACGTTAGCGCAAATGGCGCGAGACTTTAAGTTGGGTGAACACCTAATTTTAGGGCCGGGTGAAAAGAAAAGTGGTGGCCATCGTCGCGACTCGATTTTAGAAGATGCCGTCGAGGCCATTATCGGCGCTATTTACTTAGATGCGGATATTGAAACCTGTAAAGCCTTAGTCTTGAAATGGTTTGCGCCTCGTCTTGGTGAAATTCAACCTGGCATTACCCAGAAAGACCCGAAAACACGCTTACAGGAATACTTGCAGGCGCGCAAAATTGCCTTGCCGCAATACGAAGTGATCGATATCAAAGGGCAATCCCATAACCAAGAATTTACGGTTAAATGCACTACCGATATTAATCAACAGGCGATTATTACCAAAGGCAGCAGCCGCCGTAAGGCAGAGCAAGCTGCCGCTCAGCAAGTGTTGGAGATGATAGAAAATGACAGCTGATACTCAATACTGTGGTTTGGTTGCCATTGTTGGTCGCCCCAATGTCGGTAAATCGACGTTACTCAATGCCTTACTAGGCCAAAAAGTGAGTATTACCTCGCGTAAGCCACAAACCACGCGTCACCGTATTTTAGGTATTTTAACCGAAGAAGATCACCAAGCGGTGCTGGTGGACACCCCAGGTTTGCACTCGGAAGAAAAGCGCGCCATTAACCGCTTAATGAACCGCGCCGCCAGTAGCTCGATTTCAGAAGTTGAACTGATTGTCTTCTTGGTTGAAGGCACCCATTGGACAGGCGACGATGAGCTCGTGCTTAACAAGGTCAAGCAAAGCGGTGTCCCTTGTATTTTGGCGATCAACAAAATTGACAACGTACAAGACAAAGAAGAATTGTTGCCGCATCTCCAGAAATTAGGTGAGATGCATGACTTCAAAGACATTATGCCGATTTCTGCAACCAAAGGGGATAACGTCGAGAAGATCAAACAGCTTTGCTTTGATGCCTTGCCTGAAAGTGGCTTCTGGTTCCCAGAAGATTATATTACCGATCGCTCTAGTCGCTTTATGGCGTCAGAGATTTTACGTGAAAAGTTAATGCGTTTTACCGGTGATGAGCTGCCGTATTCAACGACAGTAGAAATTGAGCAATTTAAGCAAGACGAAAAGGGTATTTTACATATTAATGCCTTAGTGTTAGTCGAGCGTAACAGTCAAAAACGCATGATCATCGGTAATAAAGGTGAAAAGCTGAAAACCATGGGACAAGAAGCACGCCGTGATATGCAGGCGCTATTTGGTCAGCAAGTGTTTTTAGAAACTTGGGTAAAAGTGAAAACCGGCTGGGCGGATGACGAACGAGCCTTGCGTAGTTTAGGCTATGGTGATGATTACTCAGGTTAAGGCGCAAAATAGTGTTAGCTTAATCGTTTTAGCGTTCAGTCAGTGCACAAAATGAATCCCCGCGAGGCGCACTAACCCTTGTTATTACCTCAGCCACAAACGGCCTATATACTGCACAGTCGCCCTTACCAAGAGCATAAGCTCTTGGTAGAGCTGTTAACCGCTGAAGAAGGTAAAGTCGCTGCTGTTGTTTATGCGGGGAAAACAGCCAAGTCAAACAAGAAGGCACTCCTTCAACCTTTTCTTCCCATCACGGTCACGCTAAAAGGCAAAAGCCAACTAAAATCACTGTCAGCTATTGAAGCGAATGGCAAATCTCTACTGCTCAGTGGCGAGCCGCTATATTGCGGCTTTTACGTCAACGAATTATTAGTTCGCTTATTGCCAGAGCTCGTGCCATGCCCTTGGTTGTTTGACTGTTATCAGCAAACGCTAGGTTGTTTAGCCGAGCGTGGTGTTGACCAACAAGCGTTGCGGCAATTCGAATTGACACTACTGGAAGAATTGGGAATAGGGTTAGATTTTTCTGCACTGCAAAACATTCACACTGACAGCGTCAGTTTTAATTTAGAGTCTGGCTTTACTGAGCCACTTTCTGGCTTACCCACGTATTCTAAAACGGCGTTGAGTGGTATGGCGACAGGGCAATTGAGCGACAACGTAAATCTGTATACAGCGAAAAGCCTAATGCGTAATATCATTAATCAATTACTGGGTAATAAACCGCTTAACAGCCGAAGCCTGTTTGATAAGAAATAAATTAAGAAATAAGCAAAAGAGCTTAGAAGTTGTTAAAGACAACTCGTTAAGAAAAGAGACTCATTTATGAAGGACATTTTATTAGGGGTCAATGTTGACCATATCGCCACCTTGCGCCAAGCTCGTGGCACAACCTACCCAGATCCAGTGCACGCCGCTAGCGTAGCCGAGCACGCTGGTGCTGACGGTATAACCATTCACTTACGAGAAGATCGCCGCCATATTCAAGATCGCGATGTGCATGTGATGAAAGAAACCTTGCAAACGCGGATGAACCTGGAAATGGCCGTAACCGAAGAGATGATTGCGATTGCTTGTGAGGTTAAACCAAGCTTCGTTTGTTTAGTGCCGGAAAAGCGTGAAGAACTGACCACTGAGGGCGGCTTAGACGTTGCGGGTCAGTTAGCCAAAGTGACTGACGCCGTTGAGCGCTTAGCTGACGCTGGCATTTTAGTGAGCTTGTTTATTGATGCCGATAGTGCGCAAATTGATGCCGCGAAAGCGACCAAAGCGCCATTTATCGAAATTCACACTGGCCACTACGCAGATGCGACCAATGAAGAGGCGCAGCTTGCTGAGCTAGCAAGACTTCGCCAAGGTATTGAGTACGCTGATAGCATTGGTTTGAAGGTTAATGCTGGTCATGGTCTCAACTATCACAATGTTAAACCTATCGCCGCGATTGAACAGATTATTGAGCTGAATATCGGTCATGCGATTATTGCCAGAGCAGTGATTGACGGTCTAGATAAGGCGACACGTGATATGAAGCGTTTAATGCTTGAGGCACGCCAGTAATGTCTGTGGTTGGTGTCGGCACTGATATTGTCGAAGTAAGCCGTATTGCGCAGATGAAAGACGCGGCTAAACAGCGACTGGCCGAGCGTGTGCTGACCGAAAGCGAACTTGCGATTTATGCAGCACATCACCAGCCACAAGCAGACAGCTTTCTTGCTAAACGTTGGGCGGCTAAAGAAGCGGCGGCAAAATCATTGGGGACAGGGATCGCCGATGGTGTTTCGTTTCAGCACTTTGTGATTGAAAACTTACCCTCAGGCGCGCCAGTATTAACCTTATCTGATCGCGCTCTAGTGCTGGCCACTGAACTTGGTGCTAGTCATTGGCACATTTCTATCTCTGATGAGAAGCATTACGCACTCGCTTTTGTCGTCCTGTCGAGCTAGCAATAACGGGAAATGAAAGTAATTATCTATCTCGGTTACAATTTATTTATCAACAAGCTGTTAATTCTTATAGAAAAGTGCATTTGTTTAGCTATACTCAGAATGGTTAAGCAGTAATAAAGGCCTTTGAAAGTAACCATGCAATCTGAAAAAAAGCCCTTGGTTGAACGCCGTGGTGTCCAGCCCGAACATTCCGTGTGGTGGGAAAAATTAACACTCGCACAGAAGTTCTCTGCCAGTAGCTTGGGGAAGTTCGGCTATGAACTTCAGTTTGTTCGCAAGAGTGAAGGAAAGAGCTTAGCCGTGTTAACCTGTAACAATGGCGTGGCAACCATCAGTGATGATGGTGAAATTGATACCTCGCCAAATATTCAAATCAGATAGCCACCAATACAAAAAGCGCAGATGCCATCGCCGTCAATACAATAGCCGTAAATACATAGGCAAATGTACGAGCGGCAACCCATAACAGCCAAACCTATAACTCCCTGAAAAAGAACCACGTAAGTGTTAATGGATAAACGCGCCAGACAATTAAACTCTAGTGCTTAACTCTGCCACTTCCTCTAGCACGCTCGGGGCTTCGTCAAGCACATTGTCGATGTGCTCAAAGAACTCAAAGAACTCAGGCTCTAGCTGCTCTAGCAGTTGCCCTTGTTTTAATAGGGTTTCAATTTCATGTGTAATTTTACCCAGAGCGGGGACACCTGTGTAGCAACAGGCGCCATTGAGCTTGTGGATTAAAGTGCTAACCTGCTCGATATCTTGGCAAACAATGGCCTCATGAATTAGCGACTTAGTCTCTGGCAAGCTGCTCACTAAACCCGCTAACATATCTTTAGCCAACTCAACTTTATTGCCTGTACGGCTGAGTGCAAGCTGCCAATCAATGGCCTGCGTTTGAATGGACAAGGCCAAATGATTGGCATCAAAAGTTGGCGCTGGCGGTTTTTGTGGGCTTAACAAGGTCAAATCGCAATACTCGTAAATGGTGTGCTTGAGCATGGACTCATCAATTGGCTTGGTCATATAGGAACTGAAGCCCTCAACCATGAGTTTTTCTTTCTCGCCACTGAGGGCATGAGCTGTTACGGCAACGATTGGCGTTTGATCGTTAAAGGTTTGTGATTGAATTGCCTTTAACGCGGTAATGCCATCCATCACTGGCATCTGAATGTCCATAAAGATCAACGCGAACTTTTCTGTTTGGCAAAACGCGACAGCTTCTTGGCCGTTACAGGCAGTATGAACTTCTTGTACTTGCTCTTTTAATAGCGCGTGAATGAGTTTGAGGTTCGCGTCGTTGTCATCAACCGCAAGCACTTTAATTGGCAGCTTTTGCTCGCCTGCCACTGGCAGTTGCGTCGTGCTAGCGTGGTGCTGTGGTAACAGGGATTTAGCCAGCCTTGATGGCGTAATTGGCTTGCTTAAACAGCTTGTTACGCCATTGCCAATAAGTACTTCGTGTAAGCTCGGTGAGTTGCTATTTACAGCCAAGTGAATAGCATGGGTATTCTTTTGCAATAAGGTAATGAGCGCTTTCAATTCTGGCAATGCTGCCGGAGTCACATCATGGCTGATCAACGCGAAATCATAATGCTGGCCTTGTGCTAATTCCGTCGTAAATTCATCTAAGCTGCCAACTGGCATCACTTGCATGTGCCAGCTGCTTAAAATGTCACAGGTGGCAATTCTGCCATGCGTATGCGGCTCAAAGTACAAAATGCTTTTGTTGGCCAAGGCCTCAACAGGCAACGCATGATCGAGAATGACAGGGTTAATTTCACAGCTAAACGTAAACCAGAAGGTTGAACCTCGTCGCTCTTCACTAATAAAGCCAATATCACCCTGCATTTCTTGCGCAAGGCGTTGTGATATGACTAAGCCGAGCCCTGTGCCACCGTACAAGCGGGTAACACTTTTATCTGCTTGCCCAAAGGCTTCGAAAATTGTTTTCTGCTGCTCACTGTTCATCCCGATACCGGTATCGGTCACTGTCACTTTGAACTTAGCTTTATTCTCTTGCTGGTGTTCGATATCAACATCGATACAGACAGCACCTTTGTCGGTGAATTTGATGGCGTTGTTGGCAAGGTTGATCAGAATTTGTTTGATCCGCATCGCATCGCCAATTAGTGAGTCCGGTACTTGTGGGGCAATGCGAAGCGATAGCTCAATATTCTTTTTATGAGCGCTTGGCGCAAGCAAGGTTAGCGATTCTTCGAGCGATTCACGCAGGGCAAAGGGAATGCTTTCAATCACCATTTTACCGGCGTCAAGTTTAGAGAAATCCAAAATATCGTTGATAATCGCCAATAAATTATTCGCTGAGCGCTCAATCGTTTGTAGGTAATCTCGCTGCGTCTCACCCAATGGCGTTTTTA is a window of Thalassotalea euphylliae DNA encoding:
- the rnc gene encoding ribonuclease III, whose amino-acid sequence is MRNTPEALARLSKRLGYRFTEQKLLLQALTHRSAKGLHNERLEFLGDSILGFIIAEQLYQQFPKESEGELTRMRSSLVRGVTLAQMARDFKLGEHLILGPGEKKSGGHRRDSILEDAVEAIIGAIYLDADIETCKALVLKWFAPRLGEIQPGITQKDPKTRLQEYLQARKIALPQYEVIDIKGQSHNQEFTVKCTTDINQQAIITKGSSRRKAEQAAAQQVLEMIENDS
- the recO gene encoding DNA repair protein RecO, which encodes MLLPQPQTAYILHSRPYQEHKLLVELLTAEEGKVAAVVYAGKTAKSNKKALLQPFLPITVTLKGKSQLKSLSAIEANGKSLLLSGEPLYCGFYVNELLVRLLPELVPCPWLFDCYQQTLGCLAERGVDQQALRQFELTLLEELGIGLDFSALQNIHTDSVSFNLESGFTEPLSGLPTYSKTALSGMATGQLSDNVNLYTAKSLMRNIINQLLGNKPLNSRSLFDKK
- the era gene encoding GTPase Era, whose translation is MTADTQYCGLVAIVGRPNVGKSTLLNALLGQKVSITSRKPQTTRHRILGILTEEDHQAVLVDTPGLHSEEKRAINRLMNRAASSSISEVELIVFLVEGTHWTGDDELVLNKVKQSGVPCILAINKIDNVQDKEELLPHLQKLGEMHDFKDIMPISATKGDNVEKIKQLCFDALPESGFWFPEDYITDRSSRFMASEILREKLMRFTGDELPYSTTVEIEQFKQDEKGILHINALVLVERNSQKRMIIGNKGEKLKTMGQEARRDMQALFGQQVFLETWVKVKTGWADDERALRSLGYGDDYSG
- the lepB gene encoding signal peptidase I; the protein is MAVYFSLFLVLATVVTGVVWVADKFYLAPQRRLKLADAIAERGEALSEEAKAKISEPNALTDTAVQVFPVIAFVLILRSFLYEPFQIPSGSMMPTLLDGDFILVNKFNYGLKDPVARNKFWENGLPERGDIVVFKYPIDPRIDYIKRVIGLPGDRVIYRNKSLYIKPACQPTDDVCPEFEQVVQDFEAKGEYIDSGFELTRYTSNMPNKTHEILVNDNTLPRTAHYFNQAGTQRDEFVVPAGQYFVMGDNRDNSLDGRFWGFVPEANMVGEAVAIWMSFGFERGEDSWVPEWMPSWFPSSVRFSRIGGIE
- the pdxJ gene encoding pyridoxine 5'-phosphate synthase produces the protein MKDILLGVNVDHIATLRQARGTTYPDPVHAASVAEHAGADGITIHLREDRRHIQDRDVHVMKETLQTRMNLEMAVTEEMIAIACEVKPSFVCLVPEKREELTTEGGLDVAGQLAKVTDAVERLADAGILVSLFIDADSAQIDAAKATKAPFIEIHTGHYADATNEEAQLAELARLRQGIEYADSIGLKVNAGHGLNYHNVKPIAAIEQIIELNIGHAIIARAVIDGLDKATRDMKRLMLEARQ
- the barA gene encoding two-component sensor histidine kinase BarA, with amino-acid sequence MHKISLKDWVVLLTIVPTTLIGLGIAGYFSYNRYVELDEYLSLRAKSIAEPIAIVGVEPIIEKNRDILRRLIGIAHRNHSDIVKNITIFTADNQIFVTSAYHGDTGLLRLKPDQLIPQQTMVEVVPNYLIFRTPIYDDIRQQSPNLVYENALGYIAIQIDRNKVQFRQQSQIVIALGIVVFGSLISAIFAFRLIKNVTRPVTSMVQAVDRIREGKLESRVSGQLVGELNFLKNGINAMAQSLGDYHDEMQRSIDQATVDLRESLEQFEIQNVELDIAKRKAQDANKVKSEFLANMSHELRTPLNGVIGFTRQVLKTPLGETQRDYLQTIERSANNLLAIINDILDFSKLDAGKMVIESIPFALRESLEESLTLLAPSAHKKNIELSLRIAPQVPDSLIGDAMRIKQILINLANNAIKFTDKGAVCIDVDIEHQQENKAKFKVTVTDTGIGMNSEQQKTIFEAFGQADKSVTRLYGGTGLGLVISQRLAQEMQGDIGFISEERRGSTFWFTFSCEINPVILDHALPVEALANKSILYFEPHTHGRIATCDILSSWHMQVMPVGSLDEFTTELAQGQHYDFALISHDVTPAALPELKALITLLQKNTHAIHLAVNSNSPSLHEVLIGNGVTSCLSKPITPSRLAKSLLPQHHASTTQLPVAGEQKLPIKVLAVDDNDANLKLIHALLKEQVQEVHTACNGQEAVAFCQTEKFALIFMDIQMPVMDGITALKAIQSQTFNDQTPIVAVTAHALSGEKEKLMVEGFSSYMTKPIDESMLKHTIYEYCDLTLLSPQKPPAPTFDANHLALSIQTQAIDWQLALSRTGNKVELAKDMLAGLVSSLPETKSLIHEAIVCQDIEQVSTLIHKLNGACCYTGVPALGKITHEIETLLKQGQLLEQLEPEFFEFFEHIDNVLDEAPSVLEEVAELSTRV
- the acpS gene encoding holo-ACP synthase produces the protein MSVVGVGTDIVEVSRIAQMKDAAKQRLAERVLTESELAIYAAHHQPQADSFLAKRWAAKEAAAKSLGTGIADGVSFQHFVIENLPSGAPVLTLSDRALVLATELGASHWHISISDEKHYALAFVVLSS